In Cololabis saira isolate AMF1-May2022 chromosome 10, fColSai1.1, whole genome shotgun sequence, a single window of DNA contains:
- the LOC133451994 gene encoding uncharacterized protein LOC133451994, producing MAALLIWTEKNVSRTDVECVWKRAKMLKADITPKRVSVMAPSTTQAGVKRSVTQEDKDWVRASLSQLGRFTGMGWILSPETPQTLPIKTFEGLLTNPGYSQAEDKALYLLSSLAVTEQEKQQIERATVGQAKNALWSAYRQKRITASNFGLVLAAVKRKSYPPSLFKTLLGQYNLKEGSKACDWGIHHEARAKQQFTERTGVVIQERGLFLSLSGLLGGSPDGTVSDDCIVEVKCPWSARANTILQAAESRDFFLELDEETGTLALKQRHNYWHQIQGNLHLTGANSCHLIVWTPLDLVILPVLKDPTWALNIGILETFFKECFLPNIVSQF from the exons ATGGCAGCTCTGCTGAtctggacagaaaaaaatgtgtcccGCACCGATGTCGAGTGTGTGTGGAAGAGGGCGAAGATGCTGAAGGCTGACATCACACCTAAGCGAGTGTCTGTGATGGCACCATCCACAACACAAG CTGGAGTAAAAAGATCTGTCACCCAGGAGGACAAGGACTGGGTACGGGCATCCCTGTCACAGCTTGGGCGTTTTACTGGAATGGGATGGATTTTGAGCCCAGAAACTCCTCAG ACTCTCCCTATCAAGACCTTTGAGGGGCTGTTGACCAACCCAGGTTATAGCCAAGCAGAGGACAAGGCTCTTTATTTATTGTCATCACTTGCAGTCACTGAGCAGGAGAAGCAGCAGATAGAGAGAGCCACAGTTGGGCAGGCAAAGAACGCATTGTG GTCAGCATATCGGCAAAAAAGGATCACAGCAAGCAACTTCGGTTTGGTCTTGGCAGCAGTGAAGCGGAAGTCCTACCCTCCTTCCTTATTCAAAACACTGCTTGGCCAGTACAACCTCAAAGAAGGATCCAAA gcatGTGACTGGGGAATCCACCATGAGGCAAGGGCAAAGCAACAATTCACGGAGCGCACAGGTGTTGTCATCCAGGAGAGGGGATTGTTCTTGTCTCTCAGCGGCCTACTCGGTGGTTCTCCAGATGGGACTGTATCTGATGACTGCATCGTTGAGGTGAAATGTCCGTGGTCAGCCAGAGCCAATACCATCCTACAAGCAGCAGAGAGTAGGGACTTCTTCTTGGAGTTGGATGAAGAAACTGGTACCCTGGCACTAAAACAACGCCATAACTACTGGCATCAGATCCAGGGCAACCTACACCTGACTGGAGCTAACAGTTGTCACTTAATTGTATGGACTCCTCTTGACCTTGTCATCCTGCCAGTGCTCAAAGATCCGACATGGGCTCTTAACATTGGTATTctggaaacattttttaaagagtGTTTCCTTCCAAACATTGTGTCAcagttttaa
- the LOC133451995 gene encoding uncharacterized protein LOC133451995 — translation MPQCCVPRCNNRSESKTLIPLSFFRFPCDEKEKRKWLQLIRRENFTPNCNSRLCSWHFPDGKAAGPSRFAWNEGKTFQFPDPLSHTAKRRKEMVATSGEDETTVQQTPEQTPEQTPSTSKSLVVLEIENDMLRRENEKLRKQLDKQKQTFSFSQISSNPDRVQYFTGLPDAATVLFLEALLSKFELQYHSDWTVQIMPLIDQLLLTLMKLKLNCGHIDLATRFNCSTATVTNIFTTIVSALYDILYVGMLENNIPSTAKNQTSLPDCFRPFPNCRIVLDCTEVAVSNTESLETQSHLYSQYKGRTTLKALIGVAPNGVITFTSDLYGGSASDKAITADCGLLQHLKPGDMVMADKGFTIRDILPEGVLLNIPSFLINGQFTQEEVNNNRLISRARIHVERSIQRLKLYNILHHIPHQFRKNINKILKVCVCLTNLQTPILREIE, via the exons ATGCCGCAGTGCTGTGTTCCCCGTTGTAACAACAGATCTGAGTCTAAGACATTGATACCACTGTCATTCTTCCGCTTTCCTTGCGACgagaaagagaagaggaaaTGGCTGCAGTTGATAAG gcgtGAAAACTTTACTCCAAACTGCAACTCTAGGTTGTGCAGTTGGCATTTCCCGGATGGCAAAGCAGCTGGGCCATCACGTTTTGCATGGAATGAAGGGAAGACTTTCCAGTTCCCTGACCCCCTCAGCCATACCGCTAAACGGAGAAAAGAAATGGTTGCTACCAGTGGGGAAGATGAAACAACAGTTCAACAAACACCTGAACAGACCCCTGAACAGACCCCTAGTACTTCCAAAAGTCTTGTGGTTCTGGAGATCGAGAATGACATGCTGAGAAGAGAGAATGAGAAATTGAGAAAACAATtggacaaacaaaaacaaactttctCCTTCAGCCAAATTTCCTCCAATCCTGACAGAGTCCAGTATTTCACCGGATTGCCCGATGCTGCCACCGTTTTGTTTTTGGAAGCACTTCTTTCTAAATTTGAGCTACAGTATCATTCTGATTGGACAGTCCAAATTATGCCCCTAATAGATCAGCTACTCCTCACATTAATGAAACTCAAACTTAATTGCGGCCACATAGACCTTGCGACAAGGTTTAATTGTAGCACAGCCACAGTAACAAACATCTTTACTACCATCGTTAGTGCGCTGTATGACATTTTGTATGTTGGTATGCTTGAGAACAACATCCCCTCAACAGCCAAGAACCAAACATCACTGCCAGACTGCTTCCGGCCCTTCCCCAACTGTCGGATAGTGCTTGACTGCACTGAGGTTGCAGTTTCTAACACGGAGAGCCTGGAAACACAGAGCCATTTGTACAGCCAGTACAAAGGACGGACCACTCTGAAGGCTCTAATTGGTGTAGCTCCCAATGGAGTAATAACCTTCACCAGTGACCTGTACGGAGGGAGTGCCTCAGACAAGGCCATAACAGCTGACTGTGGACTTCTCCAGCATCTTAAACCAGGTGATATGGTCATGGCGGACAAGGGCTTCACCATACGGGACATTTTGCCAGAAGGAGTTCTGCTGAACATTCCGTCTTTCCTCATCAATGGGCAGTTCACACAGGAGGAAGTGAACAATAACAGGTTAATCTCCCGTGCAAGGATACATGTGGAGCGTTCTATTCAAAGGCTGAAATTGTACAACATTTTGCACCACATCCCACACCAGTtcaggaaaaacatcaacaaaatacTGAAAGTATGTGTGTGTCTAACAAATTTGCAAACACCCATTCTGCGTGaaattgaatga